A section of the Macadamia integrifolia cultivar HAES 741 chromosome 9, SCU_Mint_v3, whole genome shotgun sequence genome encodes:
- the LOC122089097 gene encoding ABC transporter G family member 15-like isoform X1 → MEIEVNSSGLDRTELEMDFSDDGGGGCGGGGDESAVYLVWEDLTVMLPNFGKGPTKRLLQGLSGFAEPGRIMAIMGPSGSGKSTLLDSLAGRLASNTVMTGNVIINGKKRRLNYGVVAYVTQEDVLLGTLTVRETITYSAHLRFPSTMSKEEINEVVESTIMEMGLQECANRMIGNWHLRGISGGEKKRLSIALEILTRPRLLFLDEPTSGLDSASAFFVIQTLRNVARDGRTVISSIHQPSSEVFAQFDDLFLLSGGETVYFGEAKMAIEFFAEAGFPCPSRRNPSDHFLRCINTDFDDVNATLVGSQRIREIESTSDPINNMPSSRIKEILVNKYKSSEYAERTRKRLQEISLLEGLLVVSDRATEASWWKQLTTLTQRSFVNMSRDIGYYWLRIGIYIVVSVCVGSIYFDVGTGYSAILARGGCGGFISGFMTFMSIGGFPSFIEEMKVFHRERLNGHYGNAVFILSNFLSSFPFLVSISIATGTITFYMVKFRPEFSHYVFFCLNLFGCISVIESLMMVVASLVPNFLMGIITGAGIMGILMMTAGFFRLLPDLPKPFWRIPISYMSYGSWAIQGAYKNDLVGLEFDPLFPGGPKLKGSEIIHTMFGIKLDHSKWLDLTAIFAILISYRILFLIILKFRERALPVFRSYYMNRTIQRLNRRPSMRKKQSISNSKRFPALHSLSSQEGLNSPIP, encoded by the exons ATGGAGATTGAGGTGAACAGTTCAGGGCTTGACCGGACTGAATTGGAAATGGATTTTTCCGACGATGGTGGTGGCGGCTGCGGCGGCGGTGGAGACGAGTCGGCTGTGTACTTGGTGTGGGAAGATCTAACAGTGATGTTGCCCAATTTTGGGAAGGGCCCAACAAAGAGATTGCTTCAGGGGCTTAGCGGATTTGCTGAACCGGGAAGGATCATGGCCATCATGGGTCCGTCCGGATCCGGCAAGTCCACCCTTCTGGATTCTTTGGCAG GAAGACTTGCATCAAATACTGTAATGACCGGAAATGTTATCATCAAtgggaaaaagagaagattAAACTATGGTGTTGTT GCTTATGTAACCCAAGAGGATGTCCTGTTAGGGACACTTACAGTAAGAGAAACAATCACTTACTCAGCTCATTTGAGGTTCCCTTCTACAATGAGCAAAGAAGAGATAAATGAAGTAGTAGAGAGCACAATCATggaaatgggtcttcaagaatgTGCAAATAGAATGATAGGCAACTGGCACCTAAGGGGCATCAGTggtggggagaagaagagactcAGCATTGCACTTGAGATCCTTACTCGCCCACGGCTCTTATTTCTTGACGAACCCACCAGTGGACTTGACAGTGCATCAGCTTTCTTTGTGATTCAGACCCTGAGAAACGTCGCTCGTGATGGAAGGACTGTTATCTCTTCCATCCACCAGCCAAGTAGTGAGGTTTTTGCACAGTTTGATGATCTATTCCTCCTTTCAGGTGGTGAAACTGTTTATTTTGGAGAAGCAAAGATGGCAATAGAG TTCTTTGCAGAAGCTGGCTTCCCCTGTCCTAGTAGAAGGAATCCTTCTGATCACTTCCTTCGTTGTATCAATACGGACTTTGATGATGTAAATGCTACTCTGGTTGGATCTCAAAGAATCCGT GAAATAGAGTCAACATCTGATCCTATAAATAATATGCCAAGTTCAAGGATCAAAGAAATCCTCGTCAATAAATACAAATCTTCAGAGTATGCAGAAAGGACACGAAAACGGCTCCAAGAAATCTCATTACTT GAAGGACTTCTTGTGGTATCAGATCGCGCTACTGAAGCTAGCTGGTGGAAACAGCTAACCACACTGACGCAGAGATCTTTTGTGAACATGTCTAGAGATATTGGGTATTACTGGTTAAGGATTGGAATCTACATAGTAGTATCCGTCTGTGTTGGCTCAATCTACTTCGACGTTGGGACTGGCTATTCTGCGATCTTGGCGAGAGGTGGATGTGGAGGTTTTATTTCAGGCTTTATGACATTCATGTCTATAGGAGGCTTCCCATCTTTCATTGAAGAAATGAAG GTTTTCCATCGTGAAAGGCTCAATGGCCATTATGGCAATGCAGTGTTCATCCTGTCAAATTTTCTCTCGTCATTCCCTTTCTTGGTTTCAATTAGTATTGCTACTGGGACTATCACCTTTTACATGGTGAAATTCCGGCCTGAGTTCAGCCATTATGTATTCTTCTGCCTTAATCTCTTCGGCTGCATCTCTGTTATAGAGAGCTTAATGATGGTTGTTGCTTCACTGGTTCCCAACTTCCTCATGGGCATCATAACTGGAGCTGGAATTATG GGAATCTTAATGATGACCGCTGGGTTCTTCCGATTACTGCCTGATCTTCCCAAGCCTTTCTGGCGCATCCCAATTTCATATATGAGTTATGGATCATGGGCAATACAG GGTGCATACAAGAATGATCTGGTAGGACTTGAGTTCGATCCTCTGTTTCCTGGTGGCCCAAAACTGAAGGGTAGTGAGATCATCCACACAATGTTTGGGATCAAATTGGATCACTCCAAGTGGTTGGATTTAACAGCTATCTTTGCCATTCTAATATCCTACAGAATACTCTTCTTAATCATACTCAAGTTCAGGGAGAGAGCGTTACCTGTATTCCGCTCATACTACATGAATAGAACCATCCAACGCCTTAACAGGAGGCCCTCAATGAGGAAGAAGCAATCCATCTCCAACTCCAAACGATTCCCAGCCTTACATTCATTATCTTCTCAGGAGGGTTTAAACTCCCCAATCCCTTAG
- the LOC122089097 gene encoding ABC transporter G family member 15-like isoform X2, producing MTGNVIINGKKRRLNYGVVAYVTQEDVLLGTLTVRETITYSAHLRFPSTMSKEEINEVVESTIMEMGLQECANRMIGNWHLRGISGGEKKRLSIALEILTRPRLLFLDEPTSGLDSASAFFVIQTLRNVARDGRTVISSIHQPSSEVFAQFDDLFLLSGGETVYFGEAKMAIEFFAEAGFPCPSRRNPSDHFLRCINTDFDDVNATLVGSQRIREIESTSDPINNMPSSRIKEILVNKYKSSEYAERTRKRLQEISLLEGLLVVSDRATEASWWKQLTTLTQRSFVNMSRDIGYYWLRIGIYIVVSVCVGSIYFDVGTGYSAILARGGCGGFISGFMTFMSIGGFPSFIEEMKVFHRERLNGHYGNAVFILSNFLSSFPFLVSISIATGTITFYMVKFRPEFSHYVFFCLNLFGCISVIESLMMVVASLVPNFLMGIITGAGIMGILMMTAGFFRLLPDLPKPFWRIPISYMSYGSWAIQGAYKNDLVGLEFDPLFPGGPKLKGSEIIHTMFGIKLDHSKWLDLTAIFAILISYRILFLIILKFRERALPVFRSYYMNRTIQRLNRRPSMRKKQSISNSKRFPALHSLSSQEGLNSPIP from the exons ATGACCGGAAATGTTATCATCAAtgggaaaaagagaagattAAACTATGGTGTTGTT GCTTATGTAACCCAAGAGGATGTCCTGTTAGGGACACTTACAGTAAGAGAAACAATCACTTACTCAGCTCATTTGAGGTTCCCTTCTACAATGAGCAAAGAAGAGATAAATGAAGTAGTAGAGAGCACAATCATggaaatgggtcttcaagaatgTGCAAATAGAATGATAGGCAACTGGCACCTAAGGGGCATCAGTggtggggagaagaagagactcAGCATTGCACTTGAGATCCTTACTCGCCCACGGCTCTTATTTCTTGACGAACCCACCAGTGGACTTGACAGTGCATCAGCTTTCTTTGTGATTCAGACCCTGAGAAACGTCGCTCGTGATGGAAGGACTGTTATCTCTTCCATCCACCAGCCAAGTAGTGAGGTTTTTGCACAGTTTGATGATCTATTCCTCCTTTCAGGTGGTGAAACTGTTTATTTTGGAGAAGCAAAGATGGCAATAGAG TTCTTTGCAGAAGCTGGCTTCCCCTGTCCTAGTAGAAGGAATCCTTCTGATCACTTCCTTCGTTGTATCAATACGGACTTTGATGATGTAAATGCTACTCTGGTTGGATCTCAAAGAATCCGT GAAATAGAGTCAACATCTGATCCTATAAATAATATGCCAAGTTCAAGGATCAAAGAAATCCTCGTCAATAAATACAAATCTTCAGAGTATGCAGAAAGGACACGAAAACGGCTCCAAGAAATCTCATTACTT GAAGGACTTCTTGTGGTATCAGATCGCGCTACTGAAGCTAGCTGGTGGAAACAGCTAACCACACTGACGCAGAGATCTTTTGTGAACATGTCTAGAGATATTGGGTATTACTGGTTAAGGATTGGAATCTACATAGTAGTATCCGTCTGTGTTGGCTCAATCTACTTCGACGTTGGGACTGGCTATTCTGCGATCTTGGCGAGAGGTGGATGTGGAGGTTTTATTTCAGGCTTTATGACATTCATGTCTATAGGAGGCTTCCCATCTTTCATTGAAGAAATGAAG GTTTTCCATCGTGAAAGGCTCAATGGCCATTATGGCAATGCAGTGTTCATCCTGTCAAATTTTCTCTCGTCATTCCCTTTCTTGGTTTCAATTAGTATTGCTACTGGGACTATCACCTTTTACATGGTGAAATTCCGGCCTGAGTTCAGCCATTATGTATTCTTCTGCCTTAATCTCTTCGGCTGCATCTCTGTTATAGAGAGCTTAATGATGGTTGTTGCTTCACTGGTTCCCAACTTCCTCATGGGCATCATAACTGGAGCTGGAATTATG GGAATCTTAATGATGACCGCTGGGTTCTTCCGATTACTGCCTGATCTTCCCAAGCCTTTCTGGCGCATCCCAATTTCATATATGAGTTATGGATCATGGGCAATACAG GGTGCATACAAGAATGATCTGGTAGGACTTGAGTTCGATCCTCTGTTTCCTGGTGGCCCAAAACTGAAGGGTAGTGAGATCATCCACACAATGTTTGGGATCAAATTGGATCACTCCAAGTGGTTGGATTTAACAGCTATCTTTGCCATTCTAATATCCTACAGAATACTCTTCTTAATCATACTCAAGTTCAGGGAGAGAGCGTTACCTGTATTCCGCTCATACTACATGAATAGAACCATCCAACGCCTTAACAGGAGGCCCTCAATGAGGAAGAAGCAATCCATCTCCAACTCCAAACGATTCCCAGCCTTACATTCATTATCTTCTCAGGAGGGTTTAAACTCCCCAATCCCTTAG